In a genomic window of Bacteroidota bacterium:
- a CDS encoding 1-phosphofructokinase family hexose kinase — protein sequence MIVTLTVNPALDIYTSVDQIESNKKLKCAPSRMDPGGGGINVSRVIQRLGGKSLAIYTRGGYTGKMYSELLDKENVNQDPVDVKNDLRQNFAVRETSSGNLFRFGMPGAVLEEADYQIILEKIEHYNKAEFLVVSGSLPPDAPHDFYVQVAKKARINKQKFILDTSGKALSGILEEGAYLIKPSIDELKDLTGENAEDEQEQRNLLLKVIENYDVNIIVLSLGAKGALVATQNRVDHFQAPSVESKSSIGAGDSMVAGIVFSLAQGKSLTKAVLFGLACGSATIKTPGTQLLYKQDAEQLYNELISLQLK from the coding sequence ATGATAGTAACTTTAACTGTTAACCCAGCATTGGATATTTACACAAGCGTTGATCAAATTGAGTCAAACAAAAAGTTAAAATGTGCCCCTTCACGCATGGATCCTGGAGGTGGAGGAATCAATGTTTCCAGGGTTATCCAGAGACTTGGTGGAAAATCTTTAGCCATTTATACCAGGGGAGGGTATACTGGAAAAATGTATAGTGAATTACTGGACAAGGAAAATGTAAACCAGGATCCTGTAGATGTCAAAAATGACCTAAGGCAAAACTTTGCTGTAAGGGAAACTTCGAGTGGGAATTTGTTCCGCTTTGGTATGCCGGGTGCAGTTTTAGAAGAAGCTGATTATCAAATTATTTTAGAAAAAATTGAACACTATAATAAGGCTGAATTTTTAGTAGTAAGTGGCAGCTTACCTCCTGATGCCCCACATGATTTTTATGTTCAAGTTGCCAAAAAAGCAAGAATCAACAAACAGAAATTTATTTTGGATACATCTGGTAAAGCATTATCAGGAATACTGGAGGAAGGTGCATATCTTATAAAGCCCAGTATTGATGAACTTAAGGATTTAACAGGAGAAAATGCAGAGGATGAACAAGAACAAAGAAATTTGTTACTAAAAGTAATAGAAAACTATGATGTCAATATTATTGTTCTTTCACTTGGTGCAAAAGGGGCATTAGTGGCAACACAAAACAGAGTTGATCATTTTCAGGCACCTTCTGTGGAATCAAAAAGTTCAATTGGTGCAGGAGACAGTATGGTGGCAGGAATTGTATTTAGTTTGGCTCAAGGAAAGTCCTTAACAAAAGCTGTTTTATTTGGACTTGCCTGCGGAAGTGCTACCATTAAAACTCCCGGTACACAACTACTTTATAAACAAGATGCAGAACAACTCTATAATGAGCTGATTTCTTTGCAGTTAAAATAA
- the otsB gene encoding trehalose-phosphatase: MKNNLQAAIVDLDGVITNTAIQHAKAWKIMFDQYNKQREQEGNKKFLPFSIESDYPKYIDGIPRYDGVREFLKSREIEIPYGDPKDNAGKETICGLGNWKNELFHKVIKDEGIQVIEKNIEAIKNWKKLGLKTAVISSSKNCKQILEATGYEYLFDTRVDGIISVERNIKGKPAPDIFLEAARELNVKPENALIVEDSLAGVEAGKKGDFALVVGIKNGSNTAELLKKGADEVVDNLQQVDINLKKAKLPKYLPLAIKHIPELKEKFKNNKALLFLDFDGTLAPIVEFFEDAAMSEEMKELLERLASKYQVAVISGRGLSDVKNRVGLNNIYYAGSHGFEISGPNGFYQEHELAHKIIPVFDVLIPELNQKLKSIPGLKLERKKFTLAVHYRQVAQEKQQEVIDAVENALKKHREVKAGKGKKVIEIRPNIDWDKGKAVSMLIHKLDHSKNEYLPVYIGDDITDEDVFIILDNGLGILVGEHGSQTYADYYLRDVQDVQNFLNQLLIE, from the coding sequence ATGAAAAATAATTTACAAGCTGCAATTGTTGATCTTGATGGGGTAATTACCAACACTGCAATTCAGCATGCAAAGGCTTGGAAGATTATGTTCGATCAATACAACAAACAAAGAGAACAAGAAGGAAACAAAAAGTTTCTCCCCTTTTCTATAGAATCAGATTATCCTAAATATATTGATGGTATTCCAAGATATGATGGTGTTCGGGAATTTTTAAAATCTAGAGAAATAGAAATTCCTTATGGAGATCCTAAGGATAATGCTGGAAAAGAAACGATTTGTGGATTGGGAAACTGGAAAAACGAACTTTTTCATAAAGTAATAAAAGATGAAGGGATACAGGTGATCGAAAAAAATATAGAAGCAATAAAAAATTGGAAAAAGCTTGGATTAAAGACTGCTGTAATTTCATCCAGCAAAAACTGTAAGCAAATTCTTGAAGCTACGGGATATGAATATTTGTTTGACACACGTGTAGATGGTATTATTTCAGTAGAAAGAAACATAAAAGGCAAACCAGCCCCGGATATATTTTTGGAAGCAGCCAGGGAATTAAATGTAAAACCTGAAAATGCACTGATTGTGGAAGATTCACTCGCTGGAGTTGAAGCCGGCAAAAAAGGGGATTTTGCACTTGTTGTTGGAATAAAGAATGGTTCAAATACAGCAGAATTGTTAAAAAAAGGGGCAGATGAAGTAGTTGACAATCTACAACAGGTTGATATTAACCTTAAAAAGGCAAAATTACCCAAGTATTTACCACTTGCTATTAAACATATTCCAGAACTCAAAGAAAAGTTTAAAAATAACAAAGCCCTTTTATTTCTTGATTTTGACGGAACATTAGCTCCTATTGTTGAATTTTTCGAGGATGCTGCAATGTCTGAGGAAATGAAGGAGCTTTTGGAACGATTAGCTTCTAAATACCAGGTAGCAGTAATAAGCGGAAGAGGGCTTAGTGATGTAAAAAACAGGGTTGGATTAAACAATATTTATTATGCAGGAAGCCACGGCTTTGAAATTTCTGGACCAAATGGTTTTTACCAGGAACATGAACTTGCCCATAAAATAATCCCTGTTTTTGATGTATTAATACCTGAATTGAATCAAAAACTAAAATCAATTCCTGGGCTAAAATTGGAAAGAAAAAAATTCACTCTTGCCGTTCATTACCGCCAGGTTGCTCAAGAAAAGCAACAAGAAGTAATTGATGCAGTTGAAAATGCCTTAAAAAAACACAGGGAAGTAAAAGCAGGAAAAGGAAAAAAAGTGATTGAGATTCGCCCAAATATTGATTGGGATAAAGGAAAGGCAGTTTCAATGTTAATTCATAAGCTTGACCACTCAAAAAATGAGTATTTACCGGTTTATATCGGAGATGACATTACAGATGAGGATGTATTTATTATACTGGATAATGGACTAGGTATACTCGTAGGGGAGCATGGAAGCCAAACCTATGCCGATTATTACCTGAGGGATGTTCAGGATGTTCAGAATTTTTTAAACCAATTGTTAATCGAATAA
- a CDS encoding efflux RND transporter permease subunit: MLNKIINFSLSNRLLIIVGSVLLILFGSFVASRMEVDVFPDLTAPTVVVLTEAHGMAPEEVEKLISFPIEASVNGGTNVRRVRSSSSAGISIVWVEFEWNTDIFKARQIINEKIATVAQRLPQGAGNPVLAPQSSIMGEIMLISLTAYSTSLMDLRTLADWVIRPRLLATSGVAQVVVIGGEYKQYQILASPQKMNFYSVTLSELLIASKQTNGNSSGGFMNEYNNEYIVKGIGRTNDVKEIGKAVVKMVNGKPVKIEDLANVTIGSSIKIGDGSLNGNPAVIMTVMKQPGTNTLKLTEEIDNAIADIQNNLSKDVRINTKIFRQADFINASISNIKKTLLEGSIFVVLILFIFLMNWRTTVISLIAIPISLITAILTLQWLGFTINTMSLGGMAIAIGALVDDAIIDVENVFKRLKENALKPVKEQSNKLRVIFDASVEIRTSIINATFIIIVAFIPLFFLSGMEGKLLAPLGIAFIVSLFASLIVSITLTPVLCSFLLTNDKMLKKHHKESWLVERLQKLYSWALIKIMHVKKTVIVFSFVLFLIALFTLTQLGRSFLPEFNEGSLVVSSVSLPGISLEESNKIGIQVEKALLTVPEIQITTRRTGRAELDEHAQGVNSSEIDAPFVLDKRSREEFMKEVREKLAGVTGTNITIGQPIGHRIDHMLSGTRANIAIKIFGPDLHQLFILSNEIKNKIQNIEGLVDVSVEQQIEIPQVQIKAKRELLNHYGITIGAFNTFVDVAFAGEKVAEIYEGNKTFDLILRFDNANRGKIENIKNTLIDAYGPSNSQNSTFKIPLHYIADIESTSGPNTINREKVQRKTVVSANVTGRDQKGAVEEIKEIISNKVTFPSDYHIEYGGQFESEEAASNTLFVTSLLSLLVIFLLLYQEFKNLKIASIILLNLPLALIGGVFSIFFTSGILSIPAIIGFITLFGIATRNGILLVSHYKTLREEGFNLFDTIIQGSKDRLSPILMTALTAGLALIPLALASDLPGNEIQSPMAKVIIGGLLTSTVLNLFIVPVIYYLVNPNVNADNNNQSKSSIH; encoded by the coding sequence GTGCTCAATAAAATAATCAACTTTTCATTAAGCAATCGCCTCCTGATAATTGTAGGGTCTGTACTTCTCATTCTATTCGGTTCATTCGTGGCCTCACGCATGGAAGTTGATGTTTTTCCTGATCTCACTGCTCCTACTGTTGTGGTTTTAACAGAAGCCCATGGAATGGCCCCGGAAGAAGTAGAAAAGCTAATTAGCTTTCCAATTGAAGCATCAGTGAATGGAGGAACAAATGTACGCAGGGTTAGAAGTTCATCTTCTGCAGGGATTTCAATTGTTTGGGTTGAATTTGAATGGAATACAGACATCTTTAAGGCAAGACAAATAATAAATGAAAAAATTGCAACTGTAGCACAAAGGCTTCCTCAGGGAGCTGGCAACCCTGTTTTGGCACCTCAATCCTCAATAATGGGAGAAATTATGCTTATTAGTTTAACAGCCTACAGCACATCTTTAATGGATTTACGAACCCTTGCTGATTGGGTTATAAGGCCCAGGTTATTAGCCACAAGTGGTGTTGCTCAAGTTGTTGTAATTGGTGGTGAATACAAGCAATACCAAATTCTTGCCTCCCCTCAAAAAATGAACTTTTACTCAGTTACACTCTCTGAATTATTAATTGCAAGTAAACAAACCAATGGAAATTCTTCGGGTGGATTTATGAATGAATATAATAATGAATATATAGTAAAAGGGATAGGGAGAACAAATGATGTAAAAGAAATTGGAAAAGCTGTTGTGAAAATGGTGAATGGAAAACCTGTAAAAATTGAAGATCTTGCTAATGTTACAATTGGTTCATCCATCAAAATTGGTGATGGGTCATTAAATGGCAATCCTGCTGTGATAATGACCGTAATGAAGCAACCTGGCACTAATACCCTGAAACTAACCGAAGAAATAGATAATGCTATTGCTGATATTCAAAATAATTTATCAAAAGACGTCAGAATAAATACAAAAATATTCCGACAAGCTGATTTTATTAACGCATCCATCAGCAATATAAAAAAAACACTATTGGAAGGGAGCATTTTTGTGGTGCTTATTCTTTTCATCTTTTTAATGAATTGGCGAACAACAGTAATTTCATTAATAGCTATTCCCATTTCATTAATAACTGCGATTTTAACATTGCAATGGCTTGGTTTTACAATAAATACAATGAGTTTAGGAGGAATGGCAATCGCTATTGGCGCATTGGTAGATGATGCTATTATTGATGTAGAAAATGTTTTTAAGCGGCTTAAGGAGAACGCTTTAAAGCCTGTAAAGGAACAAAGCAATAAACTCAGGGTTATTTTTGATGCTTCGGTTGAAATCAGAACATCCATTATCAATGCCACTTTTATTATCATTGTTGCATTTATTCCTCTTTTCTTTCTTTCGGGAATGGAAGGAAAACTTTTGGCTCCTCTTGGCATTGCCTTTATTGTTTCCCTGTTTGCTTCATTGATTGTTTCCATTACACTAACTCCAGTACTTTGTAGCTTTCTACTAACAAATGATAAAATGTTAAAAAAACACCATAAAGAAAGTTGGCTGGTAGAAAGGCTTCAAAAATTGTATTCCTGGGCACTTATTAAAATAATGCATGTGAAGAAAACAGTAATTGTATTTTCATTTGTTTTATTCTTAATTGCTCTTTTTACCTTAACACAATTAGGAAGGAGTTTTCTTCCAGAATTTAACGAAGGTTCACTTGTGGTAAGTTCAGTGAGTTTACCTGGTATTTCTTTAGAAGAAAGCAATAAAATAGGCATACAAGTGGAAAAAGCTTTACTCACTGTTCCTGAAATTCAAATTACAACAAGAAGAACCGGAAGAGCTGAATTGGATGAACATGCACAGGGCGTTAATTCTTCTGAAATTGATGCTCCTTTTGTTCTTGACAAAAGAAGCCGTGAGGAATTCATGAAAGAGGTCAGGGAAAAACTTGCAGGAGTAACAGGTACAAATATTACCATTGGACAACCAATTGGTCATAGAATTGACCATATGTTGTCTGGAACAAGGGCAAACATTGCCATTAAAATATTCGGACCTGACTTGCATCAACTTTTTATTTTGTCCAATGAAATCAAAAATAAAATCCAAAACATTGAGGGACTTGTTGATGTGAGTGTTGAACAACAAATTGAAATTCCACAAGTGCAAATTAAGGCTAAACGAGAATTATTAAATCATTATGGAATCACTATTGGTGCATTTAATACTTTTGTTGATGTGGCTTTTGCCGGAGAAAAAGTTGCTGAAATATATGAAGGGAACAAAACCTTTGATTTAATACTTCGCTTTGATAATGCCAACAGAGGTAAAATTGAAAATATTAAAAACACTTTAATAGATGCATATGGGCCTTCAAATAGTCAAAATTCAACTTTTAAAATACCCCTTCATTATATAGCAGACATTGAAAGTACTTCTGGTCCCAATACCATTAACCGTGAAAAAGTTCAGCGTAAAACTGTTGTATCTGCTAATGTTACTGGCCGGGACCAAAAAGGGGCCGTTGAGGAAATAAAAGAAATTATCTCCAATAAGGTTACTTTTCCTTCTGATTATCATATTGAATATGGAGGCCAGTTTGAATCTGAGGAGGCGGCCTCAAATACCTTATTTGTAACCTCATTACTCTCCTTACTCGTAATTTTCCTCCTGCTCTACCAGGAGTTTAAAAACCTCAAAATTGCATCCATCATTTTGCTAAACCTTCCACTTGCATTAATTGGTGGAGTTTTTAGTATTTTTTTCACAAGCGGAATTTTAAGTATTCCAGCCATTATTGGTTTTATTACCCTTTTCGGTATTGCTACACGAAATGGAATTTTACTTGTTTCACACTATAAAACTTTAAGAGAAGAAGGTTTTAATTTGTTTGACACAATTATACAAGGATCCAAAGACAGGCTTAGCCCTATATTAATGACAGCTCTAACTGCCGGCCTAGCATTGATTCCCCTTGCCCTGGCCAGCGATTTGCCTGGTAATGAAATTCAAAGCCCAATGGCAAAAGTTATAATTGGAGGATTGCTCACATCAACCGTGCTTAACCTCTTTATTGTTCCTGTGATTTATTATTTAGTTAACCCAAATGTAAATGCTGACAATAATAATCAGTCTAAATCATCAATTCATTGA
- the gap gene encoding type I glyceraldehyde-3-phosphate dehydrogenase translates to MTRVAINGLGRIGRAAFKIIMNTKELELVAVNDISSPDDILYLLKHDSVYGIYDKFLEYNKNSNEIKIDGKIIKVYSEKEPVNLPWKEQNIDIVFECSGKFTNKQDMQKHLDAGAEYVILSAPGKGDNIPTVIPGVNEPNSEDRLISTASCTTNCIAPVMEIMDRNIGIKKAIMTTIHAYTSSQAVVDMPNKSRRRGRSAGLNLVPTSTGAAKATSKALPQFENIFDGVAIRGPVPSGSIADITLITNRDTSVEEINKIFQQESISRRYDGILGTTGEDLVSSDIIKDPRASIVDTQMTMVVDGNLVKIMSWYDNEWGYVNQMVKAGISLAQKIKEPVS, encoded by the coding sequence ATGACAAGAGTTGCAATTAATGGACTTGGACGTATAGGCCGGGCTGCTTTTAAAATTATAATGAACACAAAAGAATTGGAACTAGTAGCTGTAAATGATATTTCTTCTCCCGATGATATTCTTTATTTACTAAAACACGATTCAGTTTATGGAATTTATGATAAATTTCTGGAATACAACAAGAACAGCAATGAAATAAAAATTGACGGAAAAATCATTAAAGTTTACAGCGAAAAAGAACCTGTAAACTTGCCCTGGAAAGAACAAAATATTGACATTGTTTTTGAATGTTCAGGAAAGTTCACAAATAAGCAGGATATGCAAAAACACCTTGATGCTGGTGCAGAATATGTAATTCTTTCTGCCCCTGGCAAAGGTGATAATATTCCAACTGTTATTCCCGGAGTAAACGAACCCAACTCAGAAGATAGATTAATTTCCACTGCCAGTTGCACAACAAACTGTATTGCACCTGTTATGGAAATAATGGACCGCAATATTGGAATTAAAAAGGCTATTATGACCACAATTCATGCTTATACTTCATCTCAGGCTGTTGTTGATATGCCGAATAAAAGCAGAAGAAGAGGAAGGTCTGCCGGGCTTAATCTTGTACCTACAAGTACTGGAGCAGCCAAGGCAACCTCAAAAGCTTTACCTCAATTCGAAAATATTTTTGACGGTGTAGCAATCAGAGGACCTGTTCCCTCAGGATCAATAGCTGATATTACCTTAATTACAAATAGAGATACCTCTGTGGAGGAGATTAATAAAATTTTCCAGCAAGAATCAATTAGCAGACGCTATGATGGTATACTTGGTACAACAGGCGAGGATTTGGTTTCATCGGATATTATCAAAGATCCCAGGGCTTCAATTGTAGATACTCAAATGACAATGGTGGTTGACGGCAACCTGGTGAAGATTATGAGCTGGTATGATAATGAATGGGGATACGTAAATCAAATGGTAAAAGCAGGCATTAGCCTGGCACAAAAGATAAAAGAACCTGTTTCTTAA
- a CDS encoding YdcF family protein has protein sequence MIKLPFYLILAIFICMITGCAKFYSKYYTDPELYYTEALAKAPFDAVIVTGFPYNKGGWNATLKARVYWGIYLYEQGMVKNIIFSGSAVYSPYVESKIMALYAQALGIPENNIFIETKAEHSTENLYYSYKLAQDKGFKTIALATDVPQSSFIKSVNNKFGLDVQFIPMKYDLLKTIPKIDPEIDEKKAFEQDFVSIIEREKFRTRLQGTRGKKIKKLIKQEKTKQKKSNKKKI, from the coding sequence ATGATTAAACTTCCTTTTTATTTAATCCTGGCAATTTTTATTTGCATGATAACAGGTTGTGCTAAATTTTATTCCAAATACTATACTGATCCTGAACTATATTATACAGAAGCCTTGGCAAAAGCCCCTTTCGATGCAGTTATTGTAACTGGTTTTCCTTATAACAAAGGCGGTTGGAATGCAACTTTAAAGGCAAGGGTTTATTGGGGAATTTATCTCTATGAGCAGGGAATGGTTAAAAATATAATTTTTTCGGGAAGCGCAGTTTACAGCCCCTATGTAGAAAGTAAAATAATGGCCTTATATGCACAAGCATTAGGCATTCCTGAAAACAATATATTTATAGAAACTAAAGCAGAACATAGTACAGAAAATCTCTATTATTCCTATAAACTAGCACAGGATAAAGGATTCAAAACAATAGCCCTTGCAACTGATGTTCCCCAGTCTAGTTTTATTAAAAGTGTAAACAATAAATTTGGATTGGACGTTCAATTTATACCAATGAAATATGATTTACTTAAAACTATCCCTAAAATTGACCCTGAGATTGATGAGAAAAAAGCATTTGAGCAAGATTTTGTTTCCATAATTGAAAGAGAAAAATTTAGAACGAGGCTTCAGGGAACCAGAGGAAAAAAAATTAAAAAGCTTATAAAGCAGGAAAAAACAAAACAAAAAAAATCGAATAAAAAAAAGATTTAG
- a CDS encoding efflux RND transporter periplasmic adaptor subunit → MRSKILFFTLLISILIGCNNNSHENAHEQGTKGLDPLSFTIYSDKTELFVEFKPLVLNSISNFTAHITVLGENFYPLKEGEITVSLILNNKGIKNTVNKPSSPGIFRLSLSPTTAGKGKLIFDIKTPNFTDRVSIENVMVFTDEKSALVAQTKEETADDIPYLKEQAWKVEFANTPLEKKTFNEVIKTSGEILAAPGDEMIVTAKASGIVLFSGNNTIIGSEVMAGTNLFTVTGGDLAQGNIDAKYKEAKINFEKAKADYERAKELVEDKIVSEKDFLNIKLNFDQAQTVFNTISKNYSAGGQLISSPINGFVKNILVNEGQFVEAGTPLATLSKNKKLILQSNISQKYFEKLPSIHSANFKLPGNEAIYSTQELNGKVITYGKSASANSPFIPITFEIENTGSLIPGSVVEVYLKSLPIPNALVIPISALIEEQGNFFVYVQTAGESFQKREVKIGASDGLNVQVLSGVDEGERIVTKGAYQIKLSTASGTLPAHGHEH, encoded by the coding sequence ATGAGAAGTAAAATACTATTTTTCACCCTTTTAATAAGCATTTTGATAGGGTGTAATAACAATTCCCATGAAAATGCTCATGAACAAGGAACAAAGGGCCTTGATCCTCTTTCTTTTACAATTTATTCAGACAAAACAGAATTGTTTGTTGAGTTTAAACCCCTGGTTTTAAATTCAATTTCCAACTTTACTGCACACATTACAGTATTGGGTGAAAACTTCTATCCTTTAAAGGAGGGAGAAATAACTGTTAGTTTAATTTTAAATAACAAGGGGATAAAAAACACGGTTAATAAACCAAGTTCTCCCGGGATTTTCCGTTTAAGTTTATCCCCTACTACAGCAGGTAAAGGGAAACTCATTTTCGATATTAAAACCCCGAATTTTACGGATCGTGTGAGTATTGAAAATGTGATGGTATTTACTGATGAAAAATCGGCATTAGTAGCCCAAACAAAAGAAGAAACGGCAGATGACATTCCATATTTAAAAGAACAAGCATGGAAAGTTGAATTTGCAAATACACCTTTAGAAAAGAAAACTTTTAATGAGGTTATTAAAACCAGCGGTGAAATTTTGGCTGCTCCTGGTGATGAAATGATTGTTACTGCAAAGGCCAGTGGAATTGTTTTGTTTTCTGGAAATAATACAATTATCGGTTCAGAAGTAATGGCAGGAACAAATTTATTTACCGTTACAGGTGGTGACTTAGCTCAAGGAAACATCGATGCAAAATACAAGGAAGCAAAAATAAATTTCGAAAAAGCAAAGGCCGATTATGAACGTGCAAAGGAATTGGTGGAGGACAAAATCGTTTCTGAAAAAGATTTTCTAAACATCAAACTTAATTTTGACCAGGCGCAAACTGTATTTAACACAATTTCAAAAAATTATTCCGCAGGAGGGCAATTGATTTCATCTCCTATTAATGGTTTTGTTAAAAATATTTTGGTCAATGAAGGACAATTCGTTGAAGCGGGAACACCATTGGCAACCCTTTCAAAAAATAAAAAGCTTATTCTTCAATCCAATATTTCACAAAAATATTTTGAAAAACTGCCATCCATTCATTCTGCCAATTTTAAATTACCTGGAAACGAAGCAATTTATAGCACTCAGGAGTTAAATGGTAAAGTTATTACTTATGGAAAAAGCGCATCTGCCAATTCTCCATTCATTCCCATTACTTTTGAAATTGAAAACACTGGATCTCTCATTCCTGGATCAGTTGTAGAGGTTTACCTGAAATCATTACCCATTCCAAATGCATTGGTAATTCCCATTTCCGCTTTAATTGAAGAGCAAGGAAACTTTTTTGTATATGTGCAAACTGCCGGGGAAAGTTTTCAAAAACGCGAAGTAAAAATTGGTGCAAGTGATGGGTTAAATGTTCAGGTTTTAAGTGGTGTTGATGAAGGAGAAAGGATAGTAACAAAGGGAGCTTATCAAATTAAGTTATCCACCGCCTCTGGCACTTTACCAGCACATGGACACGAACATTAA
- the pgi gene encoding glucose-6-phosphate isomerase, protein MEKLTENSVWQELTAHYQKTKKLEIKELFENDSQRFNKFSIQHENLLVDFSKNRANEQTIALLLELAKSRNVHKAINDLFLGEKINLTEKRSVLHTALRNFSHEPISVNGKDVMPEVFKEREQVRRLSEKIRNQQWKGFTGKTINCLVNIGIGGSYLGPRMVTEALKDYENTTIQIEFIANIDGADLRQALKNTDPETTLFIVSSKSFNTPETLINASIIRNLLMTRFQDEKAIASHFIAITANPEKAMEFGIPYQNILKLWDWVGGRFSIWSSMGFVLAVQIGYARFEEFLEGANDMDEHFRNTPLNKNIPVILALLGIWYNNFFNAQTYALLPYSQHLRLLPAYFQQVDMESNGKSVSKSNEIIDYSTGPVIWGQQGTNGQHAFFQHLHQGTKMIPFDLIGFVNSMEEYEHHDEQHEFLFANLLAQSKAFVEGKNSTQLLDELLSKGFSTEEAKGLLLHKSLQGNHPHNVILFDQLNPRNLGMVMAMYEHKIFIQGIIWDINSFDQFGVELGKELADDLMPYLKNERENDNLDNSTKGLINFYRNQRFSIKANL, encoded by the coding sequence ATGGAAAAATTAACTGAAAATTCTGTCTGGCAAGAACTTACAGCACATTATCAAAAAACAAAAAAACTTGAAATAAAAGAGTTGTTTGAAAATGATTCTCAACGGTTTAATAAATTTTCAATTCAACACGAAAACCTGTTGGTTGACTTTTCAAAAAACAGAGCAAATGAACAAACTATTGCCTTATTATTGGAATTGGCAAAAAGCAGGAATGTTCATAAGGCTATCAATGACCTGTTTTTAGGAGAAAAAATCAATTTAACTGAAAAACGATCTGTTCTTCATACTGCTTTAAGAAATTTTTCACACGAGCCGATTTCTGTAAATGGAAAAGATGTAATGCCCGAAGTTTTTAAGGAAAGGGAACAAGTGCGAAGGCTTTCAGAAAAAATAAGAAATCAACAGTGGAAAGGATTTACAGGGAAAACGATAAACTGTTTGGTAAACATTGGAATAGGAGGTTCGTATTTAGGTCCAAGAATGGTAACTGAAGCATTAAAAGATTATGAAAATACCACTATTCAGATTGAATTTATTGCAAATATTGATGGCGCAGATTTACGCCAAGCCCTTAAAAATACCGATCCTGAAACAACACTTTTTATCGTTTCTTCCAAATCATTCAATACTCCCGAAACATTAATCAATGCTTCCATTATTAGAAATTTGTTAATGACAAGATTTCAGGATGAAAAGGCAATTGCTTCACATTTTATAGCCATAACTGCAAATCCTGAAAAAGCAATGGAATTTGGAATTCCTTATCAAAACATATTAAAATTATGGGACTGGGTAGGCGGTAGGTTTTCTATTTGGTCTTCGATGGGTTTTGTTTTGGCAGTACAAATAGGTTATGCCCGTTTTGAAGAATTTTTAGAAGGAGCAAACGATATGGATGAACATTTTAGAAACACACCTTTAAATAAAAACATTCCTGTTATTCTTGCCCTTTTAGGAATCTGGTACAATAATTTTTTTAATGCTCAAACATATGCTTTGCTGCCTTATAGCCAGCATCTTCGTTTACTGCCTGCTTATTTTCAACAGGTTGATATGGAAAGCAATGGAAAAAGTGTATCTAAATCCAATGAAATAATCGATTATTCAACTGGTCCTGTTATTTGGGGACAGCAAGGAACAAACGGCCAACATGCTTTTTTTCAACATTTGCATCAAGGCACAAAAATGATTCCTTTTGATTTAATTGGTTTTGTAAACAGTATGGAAGAATACGAACACCATGACGAACAACATGAATTTCTATTTGCCAATTTATTAGCCCAATCAAAGGCGTTTGTTGAAGGAAAAAATTCAACCCAATTGCTGGATGAACTGTTATCAAAAGGATTTTCCACCGAGGAAGCAAAAGGTTTGCTATTACACAAATCATTACAAGGAAACCATCCTCACAATGTGATACTTTTTGATCAATTGAATCCCAGGAACCTTGGAATGGTTATGGCCATGTACGAACATAAAATTTTTATACAAGGAATTATTTGGGACATTAATTCTTTTGATCAATTTGGAGTAGAACTCGGAAAAGAACTTGCCGATGATTTAATGCCCTATTTAAAAAATGAAAGGGAGAATGATAATTTGGATAATTCTACAAAGGGTTTGATAAATTTTTATAGAAACCAAAGATTCAGTATAAAGGCAAATTTATAA